From Cognatishimia activa, one genomic window encodes:
- a CDS encoding YigZ family protein, whose amino-acid sequence MRQILNVVTDRGSKYAVTGFDVTNRAEIDAALKELKRDKKFAKATHNTWAAVLSDGTPIKGDDGESGAGMVIMRMLERAELQDHMIVVTRWYGGTKLGGDRFRRVQDCVNAYLESA is encoded by the coding sequence ATGCGTCAAATCTTGAACGTGGTCACCGACCGTGGCAGCAAATATGCTGTGACGGGCTTTGATGTTACGAACCGCGCTGAGATTGATGCGGCTCTAAAGGAACTCAAGCGAGACAAAAAATTTGCCAAGGCGACCCATAACACTTGGGCGGCGGTCCTGTCTGATGGCACGCCGATCAAAGGCGATGATGGGGAAAGCGGTGCCGGTATGGTGATTATGCGTATGCTCGAGCGGGCTGAGCTTCAGGATCATATGATTGTGGTCACCCGTTGGTATGGTGGCACCAAGCTTGGCGGTGATCGGTTTCGCCGTGTACAGGACTGCGTGAACGCCTATTTGGAGAGTGCGTGA
- a CDS encoding M48 family metalloprotease, producing the protein MKSIALAGLCASVLLAGCVETTGSAPVATSTSAPATLSANDPAVTRFNRVVARMEGVAEQACRDRVRSGVDCDFKIVLDTDPRQPSNAYQSLDRNNRPVLTFTTALLKEMQNDHELAFVLGHEAAHHIAGHLGEMRQTATLGAVVGGGLAVLLGGGQSAVDLGTNLGGTVGARAYSKEHELEADALGARITHNAGYDPVLGAAFFDRIPDPGDRFLGSHPPNAERKATVRRAAANF; encoded by the coding sequence ATGAAATCTATAGCGTTGGCCGGACTATGTGCATCCGTTCTTTTAGCAGGCTGTGTGGAAACCACAGGGAGCGCACCCGTTGCGACATCCACTTCGGCGCCGGCGACGCTCAGTGCCAATGATCCTGCAGTAACGCGATTCAATCGGGTGGTTGCGCGCATGGAAGGTGTCGCAGAGCAAGCGTGCCGAGATCGCGTGCGCAGCGGCGTGGATTGCGATTTCAAAATTGTTCTGGATACAGACCCGCGACAGCCGTCTAATGCCTATCAATCTCTGGATCGCAACAACCGACCGGTGCTGACCTTCACCACAGCTCTGTTGAAGGAAATGCAGAATGATCACGAGCTTGCATTCGTCTTAGGTCATGAAGCAGCACACCATATTGCTGGACATCTGGGAGAGATGCGCCAGACCGCTACACTGGGTGCAGTCGTCGGCGGGGGCCTCGCTGTTTTGCTGGGAGGAGGCCAATCCGCTGTGGATTTAGGCACAAACCTTGGAGGTACAGTCGGTGCTCGCGCCTATTCCAAAGAGCATGAACTGGAAGCAGATGCCTTAGGTGCACGTATCACCCATAATGCTGGCTATGATCCAGTCTTGGGCGCAGCCTTTTTTGATCGGATTCCCGATCCTGGCGATCGTTTCCTTGGCAGCCACCCGCCGAATGCAGAGCGCAAAGCAACTGTGCGCAGAGCTGCGGCGAATTTCTGA
- a CDS encoding M48 family metalloprotease, producing the protein MRRLKYMTFGLIALLMGCDVAEPPSREPEALNGAFSFVSVVDRLAPVVQETCETAELVRNCNIRLYVADAPDGTSNAFQSIDGFGRPFVLVTSALLEEVRNEDELALILAHEASHHILNHLAKQRVDATEAAAVLAEAAAQEGASRQEVRRAQRVGALVGSRLYAQEYELEADALGAIMLREAGFDALRDAEFFYRIPDPGNHALNTHPPNAKRRAVVRDAVLRNKLPEGTLVISPSQS; encoded by the coding sequence ATGCGCAGACTGAAATACATGACATTCGGGCTTATCGCGCTTTTGATGGGCTGCGATGTTGCTGAACCGCCGAGTCGTGAACCGGAGGCTTTGAATGGAGCCTTTTCCTTTGTCTCGGTTGTGGACCGCCTGGCACCGGTCGTACAGGAGACTTGTGAAACCGCCGAGCTGGTTCGTAATTGCAATATCCGGCTTTATGTTGCTGATGCTCCGGATGGGACATCGAATGCCTTTCAGTCAATCGACGGATTCGGTCGTCCCTTCGTACTGGTCACCAGCGCCCTTTTGGAAGAGGTGCGCAACGAAGATGAGCTGGCGCTGATCTTGGCGCATGAGGCATCGCACCACATTCTGAACCACCTTGCTAAACAGCGCGTGGATGCAACTGAGGCGGCCGCTGTTTTGGCTGAAGCTGCGGCACAGGAAGGCGCTAGTCGCCAGGAAGTGCGCCGGGCGCAGCGTGTTGGAGCGTTGGTTGGCTCACGTCTCTATGCGCAGGAGTATGAGTTGGAGGCGGATGCCTTGGGTGCAATTATGCTGCGTGAAGCAGGGTTTGATGCCCTGCGGGACGCCGAGTTTTTCTATCGCATTCCTGATCCGGGAAATCACGCGCTGAATACTCATCCCCCTAACGCCAAACGACGGGCGGTCGTGCGCGATGCCGTATTGCGCAATAAATTGCCGGAGGGGACTCTGGTGATTTCGCCGTCGCAATCGTAA
- a CDS encoding nitroreductase family protein: MPERNDAALDFFLTRRSRPAKTLTTPVPNREELAPILEAALRTPDHGKLEPWRLVVLEKAALVRLGDLAGERATALGLDEVQTEKGRNQFDNGALAVAVIESPVDSPKVPVIEQTYSAGAVCLALLNAALASGWGANWLTGWPSHDREFLEKGFGLAKHERIAGIIHIGTEKFAPPERPRPNQEEKVTWQSE; encoded by the coding sequence GTGCCCGAACGCAACGACGCAGCTTTAGACTTTTTTCTCACGCGCCGCTCCCGGCCCGCAAAAACCCTAACCACACCGGTTCCGAACCGTGAAGAACTTGCCCCAATTCTGGAAGCCGCATTGCGCACGCCAGATCATGGCAAACTGGAACCATGGCGTCTGGTTGTTTTGGAGAAAGCGGCTCTCGTGCGTCTGGGCGACCTGGCTGGTGAACGCGCCACCGCACTGGGGCTTGATGAGGTGCAAACCGAAAAAGGGCGCAATCAATTTGACAACGGCGCGCTTGCGGTTGCCGTGATCGAAAGCCCTGTCGACAGCCCCAAAGTACCCGTGATCGAGCAAACCTATTCAGCAGGTGCAGTCTGCCTCGCACTACTCAACGCTGCCCTGGCCTCTGGCTGGGGTGCGAATTGGTTGACGGGCTGGCCAAGCCACGACCGTGAATTTTTGGAAAAAGGCTTTGGACTCGCGAAACATGAACGTATCGCGGGGATCATACACATCGGCACGGAAAAATTCGCCCCGCCAGAACGCCCACGCCCGAACCAAGAGGAAAAGGTCACATGGCAATCGGAGTGA